One genomic region from Rosa rugosa chromosome 1, drRosRugo1.1, whole genome shotgun sequence encodes:
- the LOC133708666 gene encoding serine carboxypeptidase 24: protein MALVHSNSSATIMIFFYSILVFMLSLTTTTINVAATAKEQELDRISALPGQPPVSFSQYSGYVTVNEKHGRALFYWFIEATASPQNKPLVLWLNGGPGCSSVAYGASEEIGPFRINTTGSSLYLNKYSWNREANILFLESPAGVGFSYTNTSADLKDSGDKRTAQDALTFLLQWLSRFPQYKYREFYISGESYAGHYVPQLAKEIVNYNKAHSHPIINLKGFIVGNAVTDNYYDSIGTVAYWWTHSIISDHTYRSILDHCNFTADKSTTQCDDAVDYAMNHEFGDIDQYSIYTPFCLTQINNAKRHLRLKNTLLRRRISGYDPCTENYAEKYYNRPDVQKAMHANITKIPYKWTACSDTLIKNWNDSEDSMLPTYKELMAAGLKIWVFSGDTDSVVPVTATRFSLSHLNLTIKTPWYPWYTGGQVGGWTEVYYGLTFATIRGAGHEVPLFKPKRAFVLFQSFLAGKQLPRPN, encoded by the exons ATGGCGTTAGTACATAGCAACAGTAGCGCTACCATTATGATCTTCTTTTACTCCATATTAGTGTTCATGTTATCTCTAACAACCACCACCATCAATGTGGCTGCGACGGCGAAAGAGCAAGAGCTAGACCGAATCTCAGCGCTGCCGGGACAACCGCCGGTTTCGTTCTCGCAGTATTCTGGTTACGTCACCGTCAACGAGAAACATGGCCGAGCTCTCTTCTACTGGTTCATTGAAGCCACTGCTTCTCCTCAGAACAAACCTCTCGTTCTTTGGCTCAATGGAG GACCAGGTTGTTCATCAGTGGCATATGGAGCATCAGAAGAAATCGGCCCGTTTCGGATTAATACAACCGGTTCATCTCTTTATCTCAACAAGTATTCATGGAACAGAG AAGCGAATATTCTCTTTCTTGAATCGCCTGCTGGTGTCGGTTTCTCATATACAAACACAAGCGCTGACCTTAAAGATTCTGGGGACAAAAGGACTG CTCAGGATGCTCTAACTTTTCTGCTCCAGTGGTTATCAAGATTTCCTCAATACAAATACAGAGAATTCTACATTTCCGGGGAGAGCTATGCAG GGCATTATGTTCCTCAGTTGGCAAAGGAAATTGTCAATTACAATAAAGCACATTCCCATCCCATTATCAATCTAAAGGGGTTTATT GTGGGCAATGCTGTAACAGACAACTATTATGATAGCATTGGAACCGTCGCATATTGGTGGACACATTCCATAATATCTGATCACACCTACAGATCAATCCTCGACCATTGCAATTTCACAGCCGATAAATCAACCACGCAATGCGATGATGCTGTAGATTATGCCATGAACCACGAATTTGGAGACATTGACCAGTACAGTATTTACACACCATTTTGCTTGACACAGATTAATAACGCCAAAAGGCATCTAAGGCTTAAAAACACTCTTCTGCGCCGACGTATCTCTGGGTATGATCCGTGCACTGAGAATTATGCAGAGAAGTACTATAATCGGCCAGATGTACAGAAGGCAATGCATGCAAATATTACCAAAATTCCTTACAAGTGGACTGCTTGCAG TGATACTCTTATCAAGAATTGGAATGATTCAGAAGATTCCATGCTGCCTACATACAAGGAGCTGATGGCAGCTGGTCTAAAAATTTGGGTTTTCAG CGGGGACACAGATTCAGTAGTACCAGTGACTGCTACTAGGTTCTCCCTCAGTCATCTCAACCTTACTATCAAAACCCCATGGTATCCATGGTACACAGGAGGCCAG GTGGGAGGATGGACAGAAGTCTACTATGGCTTAACCTTTGCAACTATACGAGGTGCTGGCCACGAGGTTCCACTGTTTAAACCAAAGAGAGCTTTCGTGCTTTTCCAATCATTTTTAGCAGGAAAACAATTGCCAAGACCTAATTGA